The Sporosarcina ureae genome includes a region encoding these proteins:
- a CDS encoding helix-turn-helix domain-containing protein: MTGKKTEASSLDLIHVMEKEGNTERAKLFFYLEQQFLTQIFNLELGKARSTLKEIQEILYEYKPKYSFEVIKYYFIILSSIMTRRLQKESIFAEENALIFNLACIEMINNNLHTENVREIGDELVEFYCYILKEKIKPSLSHKTVNEVIQYINENVEKPLIVEEIAKQFNVSTSHLSRIFREHTSVTLVEYITIRKIEEIQFYLRFSNLKIAEIAENFHFCNQSYFTRVFKKYTGLTPRRFRKVMDGNYFRFTMKKGDSL, encoded by the coding sequence ATGACTGGCAAGAAAACAGAGGCCTCTAGTTTAGATTTAATTCATGTTATGGAAAAAGAGGGAAATACGGAGCGAGCGAAGTTATTTTTTTACCTAGAACAACAATTCCTAACACAGATCTTTAATTTGGAGCTAGGTAAGGCACGCTCTACACTTAAGGAAATTCAAGAAATTTTGTATGAGTATAAACCTAAATACTCATTTGAAGTCATAAAATATTATTTCATTATCCTATCTTCTATCATGACAAGGCGATTACAGAAAGAATCTATTTTCGCTGAAGAAAATGCCCTTATATTCAATTTAGCCTGTATAGAAATGATCAATAACAATTTACATACAGAAAACGTTAGGGAAATCGGAGATGAGTTAGTCGAGTTCTACTGTTATATCCTCAAGGAAAAAATAAAACCTTCTCTTTCGCATAAAACGGTCAATGAAGTGATTCAGTACATAAATGAAAACGTTGAGAAGCCATTAATCGTCGAGGAAATTGCCAAACAGTTTAATGTAAGTACTAGCCACCTTTCTCGCATATTCCGAGAACATACATCGGTAACATTAGTAGAATATATTACTATCCGAAAAATAGAAGAGATACAGTTTTATTTACGTTTTTCTAATTTAAAGATCGCAGAAATTGCAGAGAACTTTCATTTCTGTAACCAAAGCTACTTCACACGTGTGTTTAAAAAGTATACAGGCTTAACACCTCGACGCTTTCGAAAAGTCATGGATGGAAATTACTTTCGTTTTACTATGAAAAAAGGTGATTCACTGTAA
- a CDS encoding DUF1002 domain-containing protein translates to MKRGLASLLAFMIMVAIIAPASISADEVINEKLGVPIVVYGSNLSDSEKASVKESLKVAEEAEVEELSVDGNDLIKYIPGGDRNARMYSSAKITRQEEGEGLVINIVTPDYITQVTADMYATAMLTAGIEDAVVEVAAPKKVTGHSALVGIYKAYEVSGEVLDTERTDVANDELSLATKLSEKAGVDQDEVAELLTEIKKQISEKKPATKEDVEQIVHDQLQKFNIELSEADRQLLIDLMDRISKLDIDFSKLNEQLTDMASKIKDKLGDIDPSFWEKVKEFFRNMADSFKSLFS, encoded by the coding sequence ATGAAAAGAGGATTAGCTTCTCTATTGGCTTTTATGATAATGGTCGCAATTATAGCGCCCGCTTCAATCTCAGCAGATGAAGTCATCAATGAAAAGCTTGGAGTTCCAATTGTAGTATATGGTTCAAATTTATCGGATAGTGAAAAAGCGAGTGTGAAAGAAAGTCTAAAAGTGGCTGAGGAAGCCGAAGTAGAAGAGCTATCAGTAGACGGCAATGATTTAATCAAATATATCCCTGGTGGCGACCGAAATGCCCGAATGTATTCTTCTGCTAAAATCACTAGACAAGAAGAAGGCGAAGGTCTCGTCATCAATATTGTGACACCGGATTATATCACGCAAGTAACGGCGGACATGTATGCAACTGCTATGCTGACGGCAGGCATTGAAGATGCTGTAGTTGAAGTGGCGGCACCCAAAAAAGTAACAGGTCACTCAGCTCTCGTTGGAATCTACAAAGCGTATGAAGTGTCTGGAGAGGTCCTTGATACTGAACGTACAGACGTAGCGAATGATGAATTGAGTCTGGCAACGAAGCTCTCAGAAAAAGCAGGCGTCGATCAAGACGAAGTAGCTGAATTACTTACGGAAATTAAAAAACAGATTTCCGAGAAAAAGCCAGCAACAAAGGAAGATGTGGAACAGATCGTCCATGATCAATTGCAGAAATTCAATATCGAGTTAAGCGAGGCAGATCGTCAATTATTAATTGATTTAATGGATCGGATTTCGAAATTGGATATCGATTTCTCGAAGCTTAATGAACAACTAACCGATATGGCATCGAAAATTAAAGATAAATTGGGCGATATAGATCCAAGTTTCTGGGAAAAGGTAAAAGAGTTTTTCAGGAATATGGCAGATTCTTTTAAATCTTTGTTTAGTTAA
- a CDS encoding DUF4064 domain-containing protein, with the protein MINRTAERVLGIISAILLALGVIGSALVAFIWNMASTDPTFMDEFREGIVSEGVLNTGEIDMFMSFMGSFSTIIWVLVAVAFIGLVLNIIGLVKVWNNKSPKTAGTVFIVAGLLGGILSLASILLYIAAILCFTKKPPMAPGPSPDEYVSTQSNWMS; encoded by the coding sequence ATGATTAATCGTACAGCAGAGCGCGTGCTCGGAATCATATCAGCCATTTTATTGGCGCTAGGTGTGATCGGTTCCGCCCTCGTAGCATTCATTTGGAATATGGCAAGCACGGATCCGACATTCATGGATGAATTCCGTGAAGGCATTGTAAGTGAAGGTGTATTAAACACAGGAGAAATAGACATGTTCATGTCGTTCATGGGCTCTTTTTCAACTATCATTTGGGTCTTGGTTGCTGTAGCTTTCATAGGTTTGGTTTTGAACATTATTGGTCTAGTAAAAGTTTGGAACAATAAGAGTCCGAAAACAGCCGGTACAGTATTCATCGTTGCCGGCCTGCTAGGTGGAATCCTATCCTTGGCATCCATCTTACTCTACATTGCGGCCATCCTTTGCTTCACAAAGAAGCCGCCAATGGCACCCGGACCTTCACCTGATGAATACGTCTCAACACAGTCCAATTGGATGAGCTAA
- a CDS encoding GNAT family N-acetyltransferase, whose product MIRKMTVKDIQDVQEIALTAWQHTFSKHIPADVIETFIERTYSDLMLKKQLERTMVLLALDEQENPVGYLSYTPIDVDGESEVTALHILPTHLNCGYEDALLKEALATLQNAVNVDVYVDQNDMTLQDFYAKQGFNFVESFPELFEGIAVNTLHYTLPISQPAHT is encoded by the coding sequence ATGATTCGTAAAATGACAGTAAAAGATATTCAAGACGTTCAAGAAATTGCCCTTACCGCTTGGCAGCATACATTTTCAAAACATATACCCGCAGACGTGATTGAGACATTTATCGAGCGGACCTATTCAGATCTGATGTTGAAGAAGCAATTAGAAAGAACAATGGTTTTACTTGCGTTAGATGAGCAAGAAAATCCTGTAGGATATCTAAGCTATACACCGATTGATGTAGATGGCGAGAGTGAGGTAACAGCACTTCATATACTTCCAACACATTTGAACTGCGGATACGAAGATGCGTTATTGAAAGAAGCATTAGCTACGTTGCAGAATGCCGTTAACGTGGATGTCTACGTCGACCAGAATGACATGACGCTTCAAGACTTCTATGCAAAACAAGGATTTAATTTCGTAGAGTCGTTCCCCGAATTATTTGAAGGCATTGCCGTAAATACTCTTCATTATACATTGCCTATTTCACAACCTGCACACACATGA
- a CDS encoding GNAT family N-acetyltransferase — translation MDFELVEKGGTKYAYQYIVEGNVKAEIEWTEENGIMTMTHTYTDDSLRGQGVAKKLLDQAANNAREKGLKMKAVCSYVVNAFDRSDEYNDVKA, via the coding sequence ATGGATTTTGAGCTTGTTGAGAAAGGTGGAACGAAGTATGCGTATCAGTATATAGTGGAGGGTAATGTAAAAGCGGAAATCGAGTGGACTGAAGAAAATGGGATTATGACGATGACACATACCTATACAGATGACTCATTACGTGGCCAAGGGGTAGCAAAGAAACTACTTGATCAAGCGGCTAATAATGCGCGTGAAAAAGGATTGAAGATGAAAGCGGTCTGTTCATACGTAGTGAATGCGTTCGACCGAAGTGATGAGTATAACGACGTAAAAGCATAA